One stretch of Candidatus Nitrosotenuis cloacae DNA includes these proteins:
- the cobJ gene encoding precorrin-3B C(17)-methyltransferase has product MTGKLYIVGVGPGSHDHMTFRAKEVIIQSDTIVGYDTYVGLVEDLIQGKEIHRYAMTQEVERAKQCIELAQSGKIVSLVSSGDPGIYGMAGLIYETLAEAGWDPKTGLEVEVVPGVSALNSCASLIGSPLMTDFAVVSMSDLLVPWEIITKRVEAAAQGDYVIVIYNPSSKKRIHQLQDTRKLLLKYRKPSTPVAIIKGAYRESETIVMTDLENMENHADKLGMISTVIIGNSSTYNFKNLMINPRGYTSKYNLQT; this is encoded by the coding sequence TTGACAGGCAAACTCTACATTGTTGGCGTCGGACCGGGATCGCACGACCACATGACGTTTCGCGCAAAAGAGGTCATCATACAAAGCGATACCATAGTAGGCTATGATACCTATGTGGGATTGGTCGAGGATCTAATCCAAGGAAAAGAGATCCACCGATACGCCATGACACAAGAAGTGGAAAGGGCAAAGCAATGCATTGAGCTTGCCCAGTCTGGCAAAATTGTATCGCTAGTAAGCAGCGGAGACCCGGGAATTTATGGAATGGCCGGTTTGATCTATGAAACACTAGCAGAAGCCGGCTGGGATCCAAAAACAGGACTTGAAGTCGAAGTAGTGCCTGGTGTGTCTGCGCTAAACTCTTGTGCTTCTTTGATTGGCTCGCCACTAATGACTGACTTTGCCGTAGTGTCAATGAGCGATTTATTGGTACCATGGGAAATCATAACAAAACGAGTAGAAGCGGCTGCTCAGGGAGACTATGTCATTGTTATCTATAATCCATCAAGCAAAAAAAGAATTCACCAGCTCCAGGACACTAGAAAATTATTACTAAAATATCGCAAGCCAAGCACGCCTGTTGCCATCATAAAGGGTGCATATCGAGAATCGGAAACCATAGTCATGACTGATTTGGAAAACATGGAAAATCATGCAGACAAGCTAGGCATGATCAGCACTGTGATAATTGGTAATTCCTCTACGTATAATTTCAAAAATCTGATGATAAATCCGCGGGGCTATACATCAAAGTATAATCTGCAGACCTAG